The Larus michahellis chromosome 9, bLarMic1.1, whole genome shotgun sequence genome contains the following window.
GTTACGGCTTGCGGTCCCCTCTGACCTTCACATCTGCGAAGCCATATGCAAACACACAGAATATGTCGTCTTTGTGACTCGGAGGGAGCCTGGGGCCAGCAAATTCACACGACTTCCAGTCCAGGTGGTCCACAGCTCACCCACTCTGCATGCTGTTCAATCCTACCTGCTACAAGAAGATGGTTTTTAGCACCAAAGCGGGTGCCTACAGCTTGCATGAGAACGGGAGCAGGGGAGATGGAGGCCATCACCAGGGACTCAGATCTCTGCTGTAGCTGGGTTTCTCTCAACACAAACACCCAATTCGTTAGATGAGGAAGGTGCTCACAGCAAGATGGGAGCTGAGACTGCCTGTGCCTGGCCAGTGTGGGTCCGCCTGGAGAGGAAGGTGGATGCTGAATCCTCGCTTCTCAACAAGAGCAAAACCTTGGTGTCACAAGAGACAAGCCAAGTGAAGAGCATCTACACAGCGCTCTGCCAGCGACAGAGCTATGAATAGACTCAGAagcacccacagccacccctgaGGTGAGAAAATGCCGCTCTCTTACTCTGCATTACCCGTGTCACCGTCTCCCCACCCCGCTGTCTTGTGTAGCTACTGACAGCCGTCCTCATGGGatcagaaaagagacagaaactgGGACTGAAAGCTtgctccccatccctctgctcaCACACACCAAGCAGACGCCACCATGGCCTAGATTACGAGGGGACCAAGGTGCCCAAGTGCACCAACGCCATCTGAGGGCTCAGAAGGAAGGATGATCCCGCAGGCAAGGACTTCTGCTCTGGATATGCTCCAAAAGCTTCTTAGGGAAGTGCCAGAGTACCTTCAAAAATTCTTACCTTCAAAACCGCCCTGGCAGCCCTCCTGGGCAAGATTTGCTTCCGCATCATGGCCATGGGCCCTGGGAGGATCTTCACCCTCTGCCCGGTGTGTTATCACGGCTTCCTCTGAGCACCAGGGAAAGCCGTAGGGGACTGCAGGCTCCTTCTTCTCCGCTCCCTCCAGCCTATCTTGTTTTCCGTAGACAGTAACCTGCTCTACCCAAGCTACCGCAGACCATCCCGCCTAGCGAAGCGCCCACACAACTCTTCCAAGAGCACAGCCAGATGCAGGAGGACCAGCATCCCCCCCGCCCTGGCATCCCGCGCCGCCCGCGGGGATCACGATGCTGGAGGAGATCAAAGGTCCCGCTCCAACCACAGGTAATCcagctgggcaggcaggcagagggatTCACTCTCTGCCACAGACTTTATCTGGCTCCAAGAAGGATAAGCCTAAATCCTCTGCTGTATTTCCCATCCCAACCCTCCACCCTCTAGTCTAGAAGATGTAATGTAACATGTGTCCGAGACCAAAAGGCAACGCTTAGGAACAGGTCCGGGAAGAGTGTGACGCttagggcagggaggggacaagggtGACTGGAGTctcagaggaaggagagggaagaaggagacCTGCAGTCCacaaacacagaatcatagaatgatttagctTGGAAAGGATGTTTAAGAGCACTGAGTTCAACCATTAaaccaacactgccaagtccaccactaaagcacgtccctcagcaccacgtctacccgtcttttaaatacctccagggatggtgactcaacaatttgcctgcgcagcctgttccaatacttgacaaccctttctgtgaagaaatttttcctaagatccaatctaaacctcccctggcacaacttaaggccatttcctctcgtcctatcacttgttacttgagaAAAGAGCCCAACACCCACATCGCTACAACCtcatttcaggtagttgtagagcaataaggtctcctcgcAGCCCTCccgagttgcctgccccttcttccaaaggtcatcaactgtctttgtttttttcctgagttccagccaaagctctctgttcaacCAGGTTGGGTGGAAAGGGGTGTTGGAAAGGCATTCCAGGGTTTACCCTCCACCTGTCCAAGGGAGATGCCTGAGGTGGCTTGACCTCCTGCTTGCCCATTGCCCTGAGATGCTGTCACGGCAACACAAGCTCTGATTCAGGAAGGAATGGGTACTTCTGGTTGTTTTaccagggaggaggcagcaccCTGGTATTTTGAAAAGACAAGGAGGAGGGGAGCAAGGGAGACAGCACAAGAGCTCAGAGAGTCTGACCTGGACTTGCACGATGTGCAAGTCTGCAGCCTCCGGCCACCTGCAAGAGGGGTGCAATGGTTAGCActtcagctctgctcctcacagctGGGAAACGTCCTCATGGGGATGGTGACACTGTTCCCACATCACACCAAGACCCCACAGGAAAACAGGGGTGATAGAGGGCTTGAGCTCCACAGGACAAAACTGGGACTGAGCACCCACCAGTCTGTATGATGTGCTGGGTGCTCAGCACCAACCTTTCCCTCCGAAGGGCAGATCACATCTCAGTAAGTCAAGACTCACTGAAACACCTCAGGAAGGTCCTCAGATACTCATCAGGGGCTGCAAAGAAAACACACGTTGCCTAGCACCACCAAACCCCCTTTCACAGTGGCTCCTACGCTGGTGGGTGGTAGCTGTCCTCCTCTCCAGCCATttcccaggagcagccccaggacacAGCACATCCAGCATCGCCCATGGACCACGAGAACAAGCTGAGTGTAGAGCCTTCTCTTTAAAACCCCACTCGTACCTACAGGAGAAGCAGGCAATGCTTTGATTTCAGAGCTATTGAATCCAAATTATCGTGAGCAAGCCATCCGCCCCCCAGGGAACAGCTGCATGGCAGTCTGGTGACCTTCTACACCACCTCCACATCCCAGCCCCTGGAGAACAGGTGGAAATCTTGCTTGTGGCAGCCCTCTGCGTGCAGTGCCTCATGCCAGAgaaggcagcaccagcagcaggcaggcagtCCTGGTTCCCTTGGGTGCAGAGGAGGCAGAAGCTGGGGGAGGCAAAGCCGTCTGGGGAGCGCTCAGAGGGGCCGGTGCTGGAGAGCTCGGAGCTGCCTCCAAACTTTCCTGATTTTTGAGAGATTTCAGTCCAGCTGAGCCTACGATGCAGTCAGAAAGGCAGAACAAGACTGGAGTTTGCCCGCTGCTTTGCACCTCTGAGGTCTTGGCTGGACAGCCGGCCCCCACCTCATAGTGCAGAGCTGACTATTGCAGCGGCACAGCGCTATGGAGAAGACCATCACCAGGTTCAGCAGCACCAAGAGGTGCCCCTGCCACACCACACGCCAGCACAACAGTCATCGGGGATCCCAGTGGGCCAACCATCCCCACAAACTGCGTTTCACACTGCACGTACCACAACACACCTTCTCACCGGGGTGAGCCTGATGTGCTGCGAGACTCGGAGGCTTCGGGCTTCATGCCAGACCCTGGGCTCAAAGCCAGGCCCACTCTGCAATCCCAAAACCCAGTGGTCCAAACTCAGATGAACCTACCTTGCAGCCTCCTGACCTGACACCCGCTAACTTACCTCTGGAGGAGGGTCAAAGCCAGAAGGTCTCCTGTGCTACAGCCTCCAGCCTTGTCCACAGTTGTTCTGGtgtcagctgggatagagttaattttcttcctagtagctgctgtgttttggattcagtatgagaataatgttgatagcAACAACCAAAAGAGTATGTGTTACGCAATGTTTATGttcagtcaaggactttttcagcttcccataaaagctgagagggagcacggacaggagaagctggccaaaggaatactccataccatagatgtcgtGCtgagtatagaaatgggggttgacTGGGGGGCAGGAAACTGCAATCGCTGCTCGGGACGGACCAGGCAATCGATCAtcgggtggtgagcaattgtattgcatcacttgttttgtatgttcttttaccattattattttctcttccattacagTTCTATTAAACAGTCTTTTTCTCAAccccaaagctttttgttttcctttttccccctcttctccctaccctgctgaggctgcgtggtcctagttgctgtctggggttaaaccatgccCACAGCCTAAGGAGAAGAGGTTATCTGGGAGCTTGCTCACAATCACCAAATGACCTCTTTGTGaacatctgaagaaaaacaagaagcagGCAGTCAGGAGGCAGGAGTTATCACCCTCGTGTCCTGGCAAGCTCCATCCATTTCCCCCAGCTGCGAAATGGGTACTTACATTTCCCAGAGGCCCGGGAGAGAGCTTTTTCTGGGTATCATCCAGCGATGATTATTTCATTCCTAGAAGTGGCGCtcagagagaaggagggaaacCCAGTGCCACACAATGCATTTATGGTGGATTCACCCAAGAATCCCAGCTCTTTTCCCGCAGCTCTGGTAAGAGGCAGGCAAGGCTTTGAAGGTAAACCCTTTGGTAgcagcagatttgcagaaaacATCTGCCAGAGAAGCCGGGGGGCTGCCCTGGTTGGATGGCCCTGGAAGGGGTGGCTGCCTGGTGAGGAGCTCACATTTCCCCCCGGTCTGACCCTCTGTGGAGGTCAACATATTTGCTCTGTATTTGATGCCTCCCACCCACAACACGCAGCTGAGAAAGCTTCTATTGTATAGGGAGTTGTTTTTTCAATGGGAAAGATCTAAAAGAAGGAAATGGTAATATACAGAGAGAGCAGTTTAACGTCTCCTGGTGCGTGGGCACGTCTCTGCAGGGCGCTGAGCAGACCCTTATGGTGGGTAccctcagcttttcctcctggatgcCAGCCTTTGGCAGCTCTCTGCTCCCCATCTCCAGGGGAGCCTTGTGGGGGAACGGTACATACCGAAACCACCTGTAAAACGggcagcagcccacgctgcaTCTGctgtgccccgtgtcccccctgccgGGAATTTAGGCAGCTCGCAAGTGCAGCTGTGCCATCGTGCGCTTCTCTCCAACATCTGCCTGTCCTgctcactggaaaaaaatcacgGAGCTGCTGCTAATTTCATTAGCAGGCCCGTCAAGCGGTTCATCAGTCTATGATTTCCTGGCTTGCCGCCGCGAGGAAACAAGCGGGATCTACTCTGAATTCGCAAAGCCATCCTCTGGGGTAATTTGTCTGAAGGCTTAAAGTTTCCCCGAGTGGATTATTATCTCGGATTAAAACCGGGGgagggagtatttttttttttttttttttttcccccccctggaATAAACCAGAATATCCCCTAAactgccagcagctccccagtTAAGAAGTTGCCCTGTCCCGGAgacaggcagggggacagggacccgCTGTCCTGGGCCACCCCTGCTCCGCAGCAGCAGCGAACCAAAGCCCACCGGCTCCCaacgtgccccccccccccctcccccacgaagaggggcagggatggggtgcGTGGGGCCGGCAGAagggaacggggagggggggggttgggggtgacGGAAAGAGGCTCCAAGGAGCTGCGGCTCCATGGGGAAACGCTCAGGGCTGCGCTGCCGAACGCTGGGCTCCCCGCAACCTGCGGGGAAACACGGGTGGTCGCGAAGCCCCCAGCCCGCAGGGAGGGGGTCGCGACCGGGACCGCATccagcgtccccccccccaacccccgacCCGCAGCCCCGGGTACCGCGGCGGTTCCGCGGCTGACAGCACCCTCTCCTGGCTCCCTCGCCGCATTCCGCAGGGCGAcagcggcggtggcgggggggggaatgggatgctctgctctgccagcccgtcccctccccgctTGCCGCAGGCAAAGAACGAGCCGCTCCTGAATTTGTTCAGGAGCCATAAATCATAGGGAAGGGGAAAGCTGGGAGGCAGGGATCGCGGTGTTaagagggaaaaacagaacagaaccACCTCATCTTCCGCCAAAGTCATCttaaagctaaaaattaaaaaaaaccaaccaaacaaaccaaaaaaaaacaaaccacaaaacccccacaccaacagaaaacccacaacacaaacCCTACCATTTCATTTAGAGGCAACAAAAAACTTTCTTCCCCCAAATTCTAATTTTGGTAACCTAACCCTCCTGCCCCCACCAATCCCCAAAAGCAAGACCATgactattaaaatggaaaattctcaTACAAAATGAAGAGATGCAGTCTTACgttggagggaaaaagaaaggacaaagcaAATACCCTCTGTCTTCCACCATGAAAGTTTCCGGGTTGATACATGTCACCCCGTTACTTTAGCCAAGCTATTGGCTGAATTTGACCTGGATCATTAATTCCTCCAAATTTCCCTTCTCCACCAAACGTTATCCTCCTTGGAAACCAGCGCCAGCCCAACCCATGGACCCagtgggcaggaggaagaggtcCCAGATGCCTACACACGGGTCAGGGCAAGGTACGGGACATAAGCAAGAAATGAGGTTGCATCCCCCAGTCCCAGCACCAGCACAGTACTGTTAGGCACGGGTGGCATTACTGCTTGTGCTGAGGTCACTTGAAGGGTTTTGGTGGCCTTTCCGTCACTGTACCCCTCACCAACAAGCTGCTGGCACCGTGGAGCccgcagggctgcagcacaggctggcgGATCTTTGCCGATGCATGCGATGGTGCCACGTTTTCACCTTCATGCATGTCCCCGTGGCTCTGCCGCTCGTTTCTCCTCCAGAAGGCAACTGGCCTGCAAAGCTCCAAAACTCCCACTGGGTACGGGAAAACCTCCTgcctaagaaaataaatgtgttctgCGCTCTCTCTGAGCTTCCCACAGCAAAGCAAATACAGGCACAGTTGGGTCCCACCACTGCTTTGTTCCTTAAAAACATGTCATTTCAGTCAAACCTTTCCTGGCACATCTGGCTGTCATTAGatagaggagagagagacagTTACTGTCTTCCTTCTGCACATAGACAACAGGCGCTGTCGGGCCAGCGAGCCGCAGTCTTTACCTCTGCATTGTACTTGTCATCCAAGACATCCATAGCCCAAATGGAAATCACGCTGCCTCCGCCGCAGGAGGGCTTGGGAATGCCGTCCCTCAGGAAGGTGCGGTGCTCGGGGTACTGAGCTGCCCCCACCAGCTGCCATTTGACAGCACCAAATACAGCCGAAGGGAAaagagaggcaggcaggcaggaggacagcagCTGCCCGCCCTTCCAGCTAGATGTCCAGCCTCTGTGTGGGTGGTGGAGATGACCTAGGTAGTGACACCGACCCAGACAAGCCTCTCCATTTGCAGACGTAAGAGGCACAGATTGGGCTGTCTTAGTTGAGTTTTGGTATCTTGCAGGTAAGGAGTCTCTCTGTGCAGACTGGGTGCCTGCAGACACTCAGTGGAGACCATTTACCTAAAGTGAGTTATAAAGGCTGAGTCCAAAACgcatttttaaaacatctggCTTGTGTTTTGGTCTTTCTCGTTAGGGTGGTTTTGTTATCTCCAAGGAATGCGGTAACTCCCAAAGCCCTCTCCCTCCTTGGTCCCTGTGTGGATGGGTAGGTGGCACATGGCAGGTTTTGTCCACTGTGACTTTGCGTCTCCTCAACACACATGGGAGGTCAGCATGTCCAAGCACCCCTCCATGCAAGGTTCATGTCCCACCTTCTATTAAGGCAAACAGGGGGAAGGCAGTGTGATGGGCACAGACCTTTTGCAGAAGCTGGAAGGAGATGATAACAGTGGCATTCGCCATTCTCCTCTTTTTAGTGATCCAAGTCCAAGGTCTCAGATCAAGGCAACAAGAGaagggacaggctggaggaggaacTAGGACAATCACTTGACTTGGAGCCATCTCAGGAGCTGCCATcaaggcagtggcagcagcaatgCTGAGGACCTGAGAGAAGTCCCTGGCAAGGCAGCCACAGGATCTGCCTTGTGAAAGAGCAAACACTGCCTCAGCGCAAGGCCAGACACCATCTAGCTGACCTCTGCACCTCCTCATTGCGTCCCACCAGATAAAGCTTTCTCCTCATCCTCGAGCAGACTGTCTGAGCCATCAGAGAAGAAGTCCTCCAGATCCTGCTGCCTCATCTGGGACTCCAGAACAGTGATGCGTTGCTTGAGCTTCATCTGGGCATCATTGTACTCTGTCAGGAGCCGCCCAAAGCGGGTGTGCAATGTGTCCAGGTTCAAGGCCAGCCTGTCCAGCTTCTGCTCCACACTGTCTTCTTCCGTGCTTGCCTCTGCAGCTGACTCATCCAGCAGCCCTTCCTTGATCAGGATCTCCCGGCCACGCTCCTCCAAAACCTTTTTGGCATCAGGATACTCTGTGACTGCTTCCATAAGATCTTCCTTTGACAGGCAGAAGAGATCAGAGTAGCCCAAGCTACGGATGTTGGCCGTGCGCCTGTTGCCCATTTTGCTCCCTTTAATGTTGAGGATGCTGATCTCACCAAAGCAGCCTCCTGCAGTGAGCAACGCATACTGTGTGATTCCGTCATCTGCCACCACAGCCAGTTTCCCCTCCTTAATGATGTACATCTCTTTCCCAATGTCTCCTTTCCGGCAAATGTAATCCCCTGGGCTGAACACCTGAGGGCGAAGCTTCAGCACCAGCTCCACAAGTAGACCTGCCTCACAGTTCTGGAAAATCCTCACCTTCTTCAGTGTCTCCAGGTGAACGTTGATGGCAATCTCTGCCCTTAACTTATCAGGGAGATTCTTGAGCACTTCCCGTTCGTCTACTGCCTTCTTGTTGGTCCACATGTAGTCAAACCACTTGATGACTTTGGTTTCCATGTCTTTGCTCACCTTGCGGAACTGCATGTAGTGTTTGATGGCATCAATTTTTGCCTGGAACTCTGCCCTGGTGGCATTCATGTTGGATATCATGGATCCCACATTCCCCACAATCGTGGCAAAGATGAGGACACCGATGAGGAAATCAAAGATCACGAAGAGGTACTCCTCATCACGCACAGGGGGAGGGGTCTCTCCAATGGTAGTCAAAGTCAACGTAGACCAGTAGAGACAGTAGACGTACTCCCGGGTAAGGTACCCATATTCAGGGTCTGTGATGTTGGGATAGACCCACGTGTCCTCTCCAAAGCCTATGGCCTTGGAGATGGCATAATAAATGCACGCATTCCAGTGGATGATGACCAGGATGTAAAGAACCAAGTTGCTAATGCGGAAGATGTTGGGGTGACTGGTTCTGGTCTCAGTCCTATCAAAGAACTCAAACATGCGGGAGAAGTGCAGCAGCCTGTTGAAACGCAATTCAGGGCGGTGCAATCCCACAGCAAAGTATGCCAGGTCTGTGGGCAGGATGGAGAGAATATCCAGCTTGAACTGTAAGGTGTGGATGTAGTTATCCCGTAACTTCTTCAGGTCCTTAACCAGGAGGCCCTGTTCCAAGAAACCTAACAGTGAAACAAACGATACAATTAACTTGGCTTACATTCAACTCTCTCGCAGGCTTTGCAAGCACTTCTGAGAAACATTTTACGGTACGCCATGCACACGTGTGCGTATACACATGGGGTCATACAAATATTACCAGTTCCACCCGGTCTACTCAATTTACAAGCTTTTGTTGTCACTCAAGCCCTTCATTTGGCAAAAGCCACCTAAAGATATCACTTAGGGATTTACTCTGTTGCCGTGAAGAAATGGGGACACAAAAGGTTTCCATCGTCCAGATCATGAATTATTGCAGTTCCAACAGAAAACGTACAGCCACCTGCCGCATTCCGAGAACATTAAATTCTACCATTTTTCCATGTAGATAATTCATTAGCTGAACTGATGCAAAATCAGAGATGCAGACCTTCAACTATGCCCGAATACTAATAGTAATGCAGGTAATTTTGTACAATTATTCAAAGGTGAAGTTGAAAGCTGGGATGATTAATCTTTCACTCTGAAACTTACTCCATTTCTCAGATCTTTTAATTAGATTCTTTCTCTAGAGACTGCTTCGTACTAGCGAGTGCTAAGGTAGACAAAACCCTCTTTCTAATGGAGGTGTAGATTAGGCCTCTCCCTGGCAGCTCATCTCCACTTTTAGGGGATTAAAGCAAAGCCCTCGCAAGCCAGGATGCTGCTTCTGCGTACCTGTGCGCAGGCGGATCACTATGTCCCCAATGTAGATAGAGTCCGAGATGTAGTCTAACACCAGCCAGAGGACAACATAGGTCTTTTGCAGGTCACTGAAGCAAGCCCTGGAGGAAGGGCATAAAATAGGTTGGTGAGACCAACAAACCTCCGTGTCATCTCCAACTATTACAGCTGAATATAGGCTGAATCTGAGGCTCCTAACTCTGCCACAGAGCTTGGGCACTTGCCCTGCTTCGCCTAGAAATTAAAACCCCCTTCTCTGGAAAATCTGCCCTCCCTTGACCTAGGTAAAGCAATGTCTTGAAACCATCTCCCAAATGCACCTTGCAGCTTTACCCCGAAATCGTGGTCCTTTCCAACCGGGGCCTGTTGGATGCTGTGCCTTTGCACGGCAGAAGTCACAGTGATAGCGGGGCTCCCTCGCCTTCAGGTTCCcgccagccccagcaccacccgTGTCAGTTGTCTGATCCTGGCTGGGCCATAACAACCAGGGGAACAGGAGGATTAGAGGAGAcagggaccccacaacctcccagCTCACCTGGCTACGAGCAAGCACCAGTTATAGAGGACAGGAACGGCAATGACAGCCAGCCAACGGTAATACCAGTCCCCTGCAGGGTCCACCACAAAGATCTGCCATTTCTTCCTGGAATCAGAGAGAAGCCAGAGCTGGCAATGTAAGGCTAATGGGCTAAACATAGAAaatagggttggaaggaaccatCCGAGCCACATCCTTCATCCCTTGCACTAGactggctccagctgcagcttgaGTGCCGGTCTGCGAGCTAAAATGAATCCCAGCAGTGCTGAGCAAAAACGTCCAGCACCATTGAAGCTCCTTTATCCCCAAACTTGGGCTCAGGAACGTACCAGAAGAGGAAACTGTAGGATGGTAAGGCAGAGCAGGTGGCCTACACGCACACAGCATCCCAGTGGCAGAGCCAGAAACAGATGTATGGAAGGGGGTGATCAGAAAACTTCTCGTTCCATGACATTGCCTCTCCCAGATGAGGGATGGATTGGTGCCAGACAGATCTTAAGAGAAGATTAATTGGAGCAGGAAGGAAAGCGCGCTGCAGATCAGCAGGAGCACTGGGACGGGATGCCCAAGCCCCAGAGCAGCGAGGCGGGGGGCAGCTGGCGTTGCGAGGCTGCCATCGCCACGCTGCTCGCAGCTGCCTGCCCGCAGTCTGGGGTCCAGCCTTTGAACCGCTCCCAAGTGTTTGATCCCGCTCGTCTTGGGACTCTGAGATAAGATGCGCGTGCTCCAGTTGCCAGATCTCACTGGAGAAGCCGGGGAAGAGAAACTCTGGAGCTGGGCTGAtaggctgagctgctgcagcctggtAGGGCAAaactccttcttccccctccctccttccctcccttccagctTTTGAACGCGCAAAAACTCCCTCCAGTGatagcaaaaaaacaaacccacttgCCAACAGATTCCCCGTGCCCACCCCACTGCTTCTGACAGCTTCAAAAGCAAAACCTCTGCCTTGAAGTCTCCTTCCCCAGCGGCACAGGCAGCGGCACCCGCCATGCCCGGAGCATGGGGACCGGCACTCGGCACAAAGCCAGAGGCGATCCTCCACATTCCCTCTGGGTACAGCCACAGACAAGCAGGTTGTCCAGCCTCCCTGTTAAAAGTGCTTATCTTTTGCTCAGAAAGTGTGACTTTtatgtttttttgggggaaagggaCTCTTTGCAGGAAGCACCGACTCACCTGCAGCCAGCCTGTACCGGTGTTAACACCCACGAGCACCAATAACCTCAATAACGGTGTTAATTACATTGGTAATTTCAGCTTTAAATCACCGGCGCTGCCCGCGGCAGGTGGCCAGAGTCCCTGACGTTACGCTGATCGTGGGGCCAGGGCTGGAAAACCAGGGCTCTGGGTTAACCGAGGAAGAGGGAATAGTCATCTGCCTCTTCCCGAAGGCTCTGCACCCAAGCCTGTGCAAACAGCGG
Protein-coding sequences here:
- the LOC141748401 gene encoding LOW QUALITY PROTEIN: cyclic nucleotide-gated channel alpha-2-like (The sequence of the model RefSeq protein was modified relative to this genomic sequence to represent the inferred CDS: deleted 1 base in 1 codon; substituted 1 base at 1 genomic stop codon) encodes the protein MMRRASFMGTGRCGTSWGGQNALRGSYYSISDSWWWKTWGGSILWGLTLCLPMLYLCIRTTXCVLRGSSCGCFLLFAGLWGRVCARSLLTWRMTAKSNGLQSSPANHHPCPPAQARAEGDTEGTGLSSSRTCSTQDDNSSELRRGAPLAQGEQPAASAFQGRGALARIARLVLVLRDWASKSLHEEQQRPDPFLERFQGPELQAVAAGAGNDLEDEETEEENKKKKWQIFVVDPAGDWYYRWLAVIAVPVLYNWCLLVARACFSDLQKTYVVLWLVLDYISDSIYIGDIVIRLRTGFLEQGLLVKDLKKLRDNYIHTLQFKLDILSILPTDLAYFAVGLHRPELRFNRLLHFSRMFEFFDRTETRTSHPNIFRISNLVLYILVIIHWNACIYYAISKAIGFGEDTWVYPNITDPEYGYLTREYVYCLYWSTLTLTTIGETPPPVRDEEYLFVIFDFLIGVLIFATIVGNVGSMISNMNATRAEFQAKIDAIKHYMQFRKVSKDMETKVIKWFDYMWTNKKAVDEREVLKNLPDKLRAEIAINVHLETLKKVRIFQNCEAGLLVELVLKLRPQVFSPGDYICRKGDIGKEMYIIKEGKLAVVADDGITQYALLTAGGCFGEISILNIKGSKMGNRRTANIRSLGYSDLFCLSKEDLMEAVTEYPDAKKVLEERGREILIKEGLLDESAAEASTEEDSVEQKLDRLALNLDTLHTRFGRLLTEYNDAQMKLKQRITVLESQMRQQDLEDFFSDGSDSLLEDEEKALSGGTQ